A genomic region of Arachis stenosperma cultivar V10309 chromosome 9, arast.V10309.gnm1.PFL2, whole genome shotgun sequence contains the following coding sequences:
- the LOC130950954 gene encoding uncharacterized protein LOC130950954 produces the protein MVVNQDVVLAAGASWVGAAATGKDILASDSCSSDCWRCRRHRVVATAAVETSYHHWIYCRSISLLLPNYRLGWATAIASYDCCRSEGVAAAKVIGVVLQE, from the exons ATGGTAGTGAACCAAGATGTTGTCCTTGCTGCCGGAGCTAGTTGGGTTGGTGCTGCTGCCACTGGTAAGGACATTCTTGCTTCTGATTCTTGTTCTTCAGATTGTTGGAGATGCCGTCGCCACCGCGTGGTTGCTACGGCTGCCGTTGAGACTTCCTACCATCATTGGATCTATTGCCGTTCCATTTCCTTACTCCTCCCTAATTACA GATTGGGTTGGGCCACTGCGATTGCAAGCTATGATTGTTGCCGCTCTGAAGGAGTTGCTGCTGCAAAAGTGATTGGAGTTGTGCTACAAGAGTGA
- the LOC130949848 gene encoding zinc-finger homeodomain protein 4-like, with product MEPNNYNSSSNVVVTEDEKKPLLEEKKMGTIIRYKECLKNHAASLGGNATDGCGEFMPCGQQGTIEALICSACNCHRNFHRKEIQSEAQVVKHIFAHSSISLSDQSYDHDHNDNKDYCEKGGVRMKKRFRTKFTQEQKAKMLDFAENAGWKIQKLDESMVNKFCQDLGIKRRVLKVWMHNNKNTFAAKNKQNLSTTT from the coding sequence ATGGAGCCTAATAACTACAATTCTTCTTCTAATGTTGTTGTCACGGAGGATGAGAAGAAGCCATTATTAGAAGAGAAAAAGATGGGTACAATAATAAGATACAAAGAATGTCTCAAGAACCATGCAGCTTCACTTGGTGGCAATGCAACTGATGGATGCGGCGAGTTCATGCCCTGTGGTCAACAAGGTACCATTGAAGCCCTCATCTGTTCTGCATGCAATTGCCATAGAAACTTTCACAGGAAAGAGATTCAATCTGAAGCTCAAGTGGTGAAGCATATTTTTGCACACTCATCAATTAGTCTTTCTGATCAATCTTATGATCATGATCATAACGACAATAAGGATTATTGTGAAAAAGGGGGGGTGAGGATGAAGAAGAGGTTCAGGACAAAGTTCACACAAGAACAGAAGGCGAAGATGCTCGATTTCGCGGAGAATGCAGGATGGAAGATACAGAAGCTAGATGAATCTATGGTGAACAAGTTTTGCCAAGACCTTGGGATCAAGAGAAGGGTACTCAAGGTTTGGATGcacaataacaagaacacttttGCTGCGAAGAATAAGCAGAATCTTTCTACAACCACCTAG
- the LOC130947963 gene encoding uncharacterized protein LOC130947963, producing MQIKHYDTLKELFGADRATGKGAATSRERIQQLDRDSIDLNDSFENVGFSDIDVNTGHDIPIFSVTLDSPGAPHGQPNQLGGNSTSRGTKRKSPMNDFLEAQYEKVALGITTMADAVKEGSYLSSKLHDVAQRQVESAERQASVAERQVSIAEKQISLIERQVAIAEKGLVIMQ from the coding sequence ATGCAAATTAAGCATTATGATACTTTGAAGGAGTTGTTCGGAGCTGATAGAGCTACTGGTAAAGGGGCTGCTACTTCACGAGAAAGGATTCAACAACTtgatagagattccattgactTGAATGACTCTTTTGAAAATGTTGGATTTTCTGACATAGATGTGAATACGGGACATGATATCCCAATATTTTCTGTTACTTTAGATTCACCAGGTGCTCCTCATGGTCAACCAAATCAATTAGGAGGGAATTCAACTTCGAGAGGTACAAAGCGTAAGTCTCCTATGAATGATTTTTTGGAGGCACAGTATGAGAAAGTTGCTTTGGGAATTACTACCATGGCCGATGCTGTAAAAGAGGGTAGTTATCTGTCTAGCAAGCTACATGACGTGGCTCAGAGGCAGGTTGAATCAGCTGAGAGACAAGCTTCTGTGGCTGAGAGGCAAGTTTCAATCGCCGAAAAACAAATCTCATTAATTGAAAGACAAGTCGCGATTGCTGAAAAAGGATTAGTTATTATGCAATAA
- the LOC130949849 gene encoding uncharacterized protein At2g29880-like: protein MPNKGNKTEATQPSKDNLRWSDEMDEALLNALAEEALKGNRHDGSWTTEAYANVVKTLSIAIGPHITKNHIKNRMKTLKDHFAEAYDLFHYLSGFAWNPVTRKFEAEEEVWQDFI, encoded by the coding sequence ATGCCAAATAAAGGAAATAAAACAGAAGCAACTCAACCTTCTAAAGACAACTTAAGATGGTCTGATGAGATGGATGAAGCTCTGCTAAATGCGTTAGCAGAAGAAGCATTGAAAGGTAATAGACACGATGGCTCGTGGACAACTGAAGCATATGCCAATGTTGTAAAGACTTTGAGTATAGCTATAGGCCCGCACATAACGAAGAACCACATCAAGAATAGAATGAAGACACTGAAAGATCATTTTGCTGAAGCGTATGACTTATTTCATTACTTAAGTGGATTTGCATGGAATCCTGTAACTAGAAAGTTTGAAGCTGAAGAAGAAGTGTGGCAAGACTTTATTTAA
- the LOC130947962 gene encoding protein ALP1-like: MLISQYTFPKKDCIGAIDGTHSRVKVPRVDAPRFCGRKDHPTQNVLAACGFDMKFTYVLSGWEGTASDSRILKDALNREYPLRIPEGKFYLGDAGFMLKPGILTPYRGVRYHLKEYSLRESQNPKELFNHRHSSLRNVIERCFGVLKKRFPIIAGGTEPYYSFETMRDIFWHVVYCITF; this comes from the exons ATGTTAATAAGTCAATATACTTTCCCAAAAAAAGATTGCATTGGAGCCATAGATGGAACTCATAGTCGTGTGAAAGTACCAAGGGTGGACGCCCCTCGTTTTTGCGGACGAAAAGATCACCCAACACAAAATGTTTTAGCGGCCTGTGGTTTTGATATGAAATTCACTTATGTGTTGTCCGGTTGGGAAGGAACTGCCTCTGACTCAAGAATATTGAAAGATGCTTTAAATAGGGAATATCCACTTCGAATTCCCGAAG GAAAATTTTATCTAGGCGATGCTGGATTCATGCTGAAGCCTGGGATACTTACACCATATAGAGGTGTTCGGTATCACCTGAAAGAGTATTCACTACGTGAGTCACAAAATCCTAAAGAACTATTCAACCACCGGCATTCTTCATTAAGAAATGTCATTGAAAGATGTTTTGGAGTTCTAAAGAAAAGATTCCCAATTATAGCTGGCGGCACTGAACCATATTATTCATTTGAAACTATGAGAGATATTTTTTGGCATGTTGTATACTGCATAACTTTTTGA